One genomic window of Biomphalaria glabrata chromosome 9, xgBioGlab47.1, whole genome shotgun sequence includes the following:
- the LOC106052790 gene encoding uncharacterized protein LOC106052790, which translates to MYMPVTLLVAAFAFCEAANVAKRDEQCTGLLQCSALLSKMETSSLGPLQDEEQYKQLCQKNGELQKCFDDNKDDCQDLTLSNMVLGGIQTIDFLCSAEGKEELDSIKDSPCVNDQTTFLSAKEGMEECGQTFQNELLLATFSAMSSEEEMESVNICFYLDQLRSCALGSVENHCGPKFGIIARKLFDIEYQPFARELDCGQQVRHIRTLRSRLVPLIISGVRRRR; encoded by the exons ATGTACATGCCAGTAACTCTACTTGTAGCAGCTTTTGCTTTTTGTG AAGCAGCGAATGTAGCCAAGAGAGACGAGCAATGCACCGGGTTGTTACAGTGTTCTGCTTTACTTTCGAAAATGGAAACATCCAGCCTTGGTCCTTTGCAGGATGAAGAACAATACAAACAGCTATGCCA GAAGAACGGTGAACTACAAAAGTGTTTTGACGACAACAAAGATGACTGCCAAGATTTAACTTTGTCCAACATGGTTCTTGGAGGAATTCAGACGATAGACTTCCTTTGTTCGGCAGAGGGCAAAGAAG AGCTAGATTCTATCAAAGACTCTCCGTGTGTCAACGATCAAACGACTTTCTTGTCAGCCAAAGAAGGAATGGAGGAGTGTGGGCAGACTTTCCAGAATGAGTTGCTGTTGGCCACTTTCTCCGCTATGTCTAGTGAGGAAGAAATGGAGTCAGTCAATATCTGTTT CTACTTAGATCAACTGAGAAGTTGCGCTCTGGGATCAGTGGAAAATCATTGTGGCCCAAAATTTGGCATCATTGCTCGAAAACTTTTTGACATTGAATACCAGCCTTTTGCCAGGGAGTTGGATTGTGGTCAACAAGTTCGTCACATCc GTACTCTGAGATCAAGACTCGTTCCTTTGATCATCTCTGGTGTCAGAAGAAGACGTTAA